In Halopseudomonas nanhaiensis, a single window of DNA contains:
- the yrfG gene encoding GMP/IMP nucleotidase, with translation MLNWNDIDTVLLDMDGTLLDLHFDNHFWLEYMPRRYAEHHGQSLEWAKAEVYPLMRAKQGQLEWYCLDYWTRELNLPIVELKREIAHLISLRPDARDFLAALQHSGRQVILITNAHRGSLSLKMERVELMTYFQRLISSHDFGFPKEAQAFWHALQAEIPFDPQRTLFIDDSLNILRAARDFGVGSLLAVRQPDSRSAPRDTEEFDAVEDYAVLTRGLEKKPSNTR, from the coding sequence ATGCTCAACTGGAACGATATCGACACCGTCCTGCTGGATATGGATGGCACCCTGCTCGATCTGCATTTCGACAACCACTTCTGGCTGGAATACATGCCCCGGCGCTATGCCGAGCATCACGGCCAGTCACTGGAGTGGGCCAAGGCCGAGGTCTATCCCCTGATGCGTGCCAAGCAGGGCCAGCTCGAATGGTATTGCCTGGACTACTGGACCCGGGAATTGAACTTGCCGATCGTCGAGCTTAAGCGCGAGATCGCTCATCTGATCAGCCTGCGCCCCGACGCCCGGGATTTTCTGGCAGCGCTGCAGCACAGCGGTCGGCAGGTCATTCTCATCACCAATGCTCACCGCGGCTCGTTGTCGCTGAAAATGGAGCGGGTCGAGCTGATGACCTATTTTCAGCGTCTGATCAGCTCTCATGACTTCGGCTTCCCCAAGGAAGCGCAGGCGTTCTGGCATGCATTGCAAGCGGAGATTCCCTTTGACCCGCAGCGCACGTTGTTCATCGATGACAGCCTGAACATACTGCGCGCGGCCCGCGATTTCGGTGTGGGATCGCTGCTTGCCGTGCGTCAGCCCGATAGCCGCAGCGCCCCGCGCGACACCGAAGAGTTCGATGCAGTCGAAGACTACGCCGTGCTGACGCGCGGACTCGAGAAAAAACCCTCCAATACTCGCTGA
- the cysQ gene encoding 3'(2'),5'-bisphosphate nucleotidase CysQ has product MSLPIPFEQLCALAREAGKATLTWWNKPLEVMAKSDESPVTAADLAAHRLIADGLRRLTPEIPVLSEEDADVPLETRTGWERFWLVDPLDGTKEFISASDEFTVNIALVEQGQVTLGVVGIPARDQMYWGGHGIGAWRRIGEGDAIPIRVREASDPLVVVASRRHSTPEQQALLERLAAHRAIKTVSIGSSLKFCQIAAGEADLYPRFGPTSQWDTAAAQAVVEGAGGQVIDLHGQRFAYPTRDTWLNPYFIALGATDNATLELLLDRPAGS; this is encoded by the coding sequence TTGAGCCTGCCGATACCTTTCGAACAACTCTGCGCACTGGCGCGGGAAGCCGGCAAGGCCACGTTGACGTGGTGGAACAAGCCGCTGGAGGTCATGGCCAAGTCCGACGAGTCACCCGTGACCGCGGCTGATCTGGCTGCGCACCGTCTGATCGCCGACGGTCTGCGAAGGCTTACGCCGGAGATTCCCGTCCTCTCCGAAGAGGACGCCGACGTACCGCTTGAAACACGCACAGGCTGGGAACGTTTCTGGCTGGTCGACCCCCTGGACGGAACCAAGGAGTTCATCAGCGCAAGCGATGAATTCACCGTGAATATCGCGCTGGTCGAGCAGGGCCAGGTCACGCTGGGCGTGGTCGGCATACCCGCTCGTGACCAGATGTACTGGGGCGGTCACGGCATCGGTGCCTGGCGGCGGATCGGTGAAGGCGATGCCATACCCATACGGGTGCGCGAAGCGTCCGACCCACTGGTGGTGGTGGCCAGCCGCCGGCATTCCACGCCCGAGCAGCAAGCGCTGCTCGAGCGACTTGCCGCGCACCGCGCGATCAAAACCGTCAGCATCGGCAGCTCACTGAAATTCTGCCAGATCGCCGCGGGCGAGGCCGACCTGTACCCGCGCTTCGGACCGACCAGCCAGTGGGACACCGCTGCAGCTCAGGCCGTGGTCGAGGGCGCAGGCGGCCAGGTGATCGACCTGCACGGCCAGCGCTTCGCTTATCCGACCCGCGACACCTGGCTCAACCCCTACTTCATCGCCCTGGGTGCCACCGACAACGCCACGCTGGAGCTGCTGCTGGACCGGCCAGCCGGATCCTGA
- a CDS encoding DUF2243 domain-containing protein, whose protein sequence is MGQFVSGISQHGEVRRSLWYAVLVGIGVMAALDEIVFHQWLQWHHFIDFATPFIGIVSDGVLHAVELLATVAGFAALVGLAREQALNRAAAWAGALLGAGGFQLFDGLVNHKVLRIHQVRYGVDPLLYDLAWNAAGVALLIAGLCVLIRLPREGRDVAR, encoded by the coding sequence GTGGGGCAATTCGTGTCCGGTATCAGTCAGCATGGCGAAGTACGACGTTCGCTCTGGTACGCGGTGCTCGTCGGCATCGGCGTCATGGCTGCTCTGGATGAAATCGTCTTTCATCAATGGCTGCAGTGGCATCACTTCATTGATTTCGCCACGCCCTTCATCGGGATAGTGTCGGACGGGGTGCTCCACGCTGTTGAGCTGCTCGCCACAGTGGCCGGCTTCGCTGCGCTTGTCGGACTTGCCCGCGAGCAGGCGTTGAACCGCGCAGCGGCATGGGCCGGCGCGTTGCTGGGCGCCGGTGGTTTCCAGTTGTTCGACGGACTTGTCAATCACAAGGTCCTGCGCATTCATCAGGTGCGCTACGGGGTTGATCCGCTGCTCTACGACCTGGCCTGGAATGCAGCGGGCGTCGCCCTGCTGATCGCCGGCCTTTGCGTACTTATTCGTTTGCCCAGGGAGGGCAGGGATGTCGCTCGATAA
- the nudE gene encoding ADP compounds hydrolase NudE encodes MPQKPEKLDASIVARSRLFTVEQVQLRFSNGVERTYERLVNKGQGYGAVMVVAMRDARTALLIEEYCGGTDSYELSVPKGLVEPGEDVLDAANRELMEEAGFGARQLEYITHLSLSPGYMSQSIAVVLARDLYEKRLPGDEPEPIRVDSVDLYALSALAGQPNFSEGRALAALYLVRDLLEQRGELQR; translated from the coding sequence ATGCCGCAGAAGCCCGAGAAACTCGACGCCAGCATTGTCGCCAGAAGCCGGCTGTTTACTGTCGAGCAGGTGCAATTGCGTTTCTCCAACGGCGTCGAGCGCACCTACGAACGGCTGGTGAACAAGGGCCAGGGCTACGGAGCGGTCATGGTTGTGGCCATGCGTGACGCACGCACCGCGCTGCTGATCGAGGAGTACTGCGGCGGCACCGACAGCTACGAGCTGTCGGTGCCCAAGGGACTGGTCGAGCCCGGCGAGGATGTGCTCGACGCAGCCAATCGCGAGCTGATGGAAGAGGCCGGCTTTGGCGCGCGCCAACTGGAATACATCACTCACCTGTCGCTGTCGCCGGGCTACATGAGTCAGTCGATCGCGGTTGTACTGGCCCGCGACCTGTACGAAAAACGTCTGCCCGGCGATGAACCCGAGCCGATTCGCGTTGACAGCGTCGACCTGTACGCGCTGTCCGCCCTCGCCGGCCAGCCCAACTTCAGTGAGGGCCGTGCGCTGGCTGCGCTCTATCTGGTACGCGACCTGCTTGAGCAGCGCGGAGAACTGCAGCGTTGA